A stretch of the Arachis stenosperma cultivar V10309 chromosome 6, arast.V10309.gnm1.PFL2, whole genome shotgun sequence genome encodes the following:
- the LOC130934471 gene encoding uncharacterized protein LOC130934471, producing MKDAILNGETEASSLSKRIILPTTFIGGLRYMIQNYQDAMAICSSIGYLDLFITLYILLSSKSVDYHLHIYYYFLHKSINSLVLRGPYGIANKNSPYMENGVCTRHFPKIFVKFTTINKNGYPLYRRRNDCHTIKVSGIHLIIDLVLSDDELSKLTLIEIEQILNSNGKTLREYATMQFLNMDNFHSMRCGSLQNKLILDELCTGNTFVWNTISAALRSKGQTVLTVTSSGKNSFILATWRKNSLFQNIRLRSSIEDEIVREQKEFAQWILDLGDGKLAHSEDGYSVVPISPELLITNFDDPIHAIVEAIYSDYLKDPREFSNLHGRAILAPTINVVKQSIFTYGQLYVAVSRVTKKYELKIVISHDNSNNYTKTNNIIYHEVFRNI from the exons ATGAAAGATGCAATTCTGAACGGTGAAACTGAGGCATCGTCACTAAGCAAGCGCATTATTTTACCTACAACATTCATAGGGGGACTACGATATATGATTCAGAACTACCAAGATGCAATGGCAATTTGTAGTTCAATTGGTTATCTAGATTTATTTATAACA TTATATATACTATTGAGTTCCAAAAGCGTGGATTACCACTTGCACATATACTACTATTTCTTGCACAAGAGCATAAATTCCCTAGTCCTGAGA GGACCCTATGGAATTGCAAACAAAAATTCACCTTACATGGAGAATGGTGTTTGCACTCGACATTTTCCTAAAATATTTGTAAAGTTTACCACCATCAATAAAAATGGATATCCACTTTATAGACGTCGAAATGATTGTCATACCATTAAGGTTTCAGGTATTCATTTGATAATCG ATTTGGTTTTATCAGATGATGAATTATCAAAGCTTACTCTAATAGAGATTGAACAAATACTTAATAGCAATGGCAAAACACTTCGAGAATATGCAACAATGCAATTTCTCAACATGGATAACTTTCACAGCATGAGATGTGGCTCTTTGCAAAACAAATTAATATTGGATGAACTCT GTACAGGAAATACTTTCGTTTGGAATACTATCTCAGCTGCTCTTAGATCAAAGGGTCAAACTGTCTTAACAGTTACTTCAAGTGGAAAAAATAGCTTCATTCTTGCTACCTGGAGGAAGAACAGCTTATTCCAG AATATAAGATTAAGGTCTTCAATAGAAGATGAAATTGtcagagaacaaaaagaatttgCACAATGGATCCTAGATTTAGGAGATGGAAAGCTTGCTCATTCAGAAGATGGATACAGTGTAGTCCCTATATCACCTGAACTCTTAATTACAAATTTTGATGACCCAATTCATGCAATTGTTGAAGCTATATATAGTGACTACCTAAAGGATCCCAGAGAGTTCAGCAATTTGCATGGCCGTGCTATTTTGGCTCCAACAATCAACGTTGTTAAACAG TCAATATTCACATATGGCCAACTATATGTTGCAGTCTCAAGAGTTACTAAGAAATACGAACTGAAGATTGTTATTTCTCATGACAATTCAAACAATTACACGAAAACCAACAATATCATTTATCATGAAGTTTTCAGAAATATTTGA